Proteins encoded within one genomic window of Thiothrix litoralis:
- the pstC gene encoding phosphate ABC transporter permease subunit PstC — translation MSTLGILLTLILLAAFSYYIGRKRSLALATPMQRGGNNLHSLPSYYGYLVVAWAVIPALLVFALWSTLEKPLLTASMMSHIPAEYQDKSADEHSLISNRILNLVYNPERLATADPVYKAAAQDYQQMQSLSNNIKTLLVLALAIAGTFIGLRHVKPKTRARNQVERVVQIIMIGCASIAILTTVGIVFSVLFESFRFFGQVPATDFLFGTHWSPQTALRADQAGSSGSFGAIPLFVGTLLISAIALLIAVPLGLMSAIYLSEYASPTLRAYAKPAMEILAGIPTVVYGFFAALTVAPFIRSMGESFGLSVASESALAAGLVMGIMIIPFMSSLSDDVINAVPQAMRDGSYGMGATKSETIKQVIIPAALPGIVGAFLLAASRAIGETMIVVMAAGLAANMTINPLEAVTTVTVQIVTLLTGDQEFDSAKTLAAFALGLSLFVVTLILNVVALHIVRKYREQYD, via the coding sequence ATGAGTACCTTGGGTATTTTGCTAACGCTAATATTGCTAGCCGCGTTCAGTTACTACATTGGCCGCAAACGCTCGCTGGCGCTGGCCACCCCCATGCAACGCGGTGGTAATAACCTGCATTCCCTGCCCAGTTACTACGGTTATCTGGTCGTGGCATGGGCGGTTATCCCCGCCCTGTTAGTGTTTGCCTTGTGGTCAACACTGGAAAAACCACTGCTGACAGCCAGCATGATGTCCCACATACCAGCGGAATATCAGGACAAATCTGCTGACGAACATAGCCTTATCAGTAACCGTATCCTCAATCTGGTGTATAACCCCGAACGGCTGGCGACGGCTGACCCCGTGTACAAAGCAGCCGCACAAGACTACCAACAGATGCAGTCCCTGAGTAACAACATCAAAACACTGCTGGTATTGGCACTCGCCATTGCGGGAACATTCATCGGCTTGCGTCATGTCAAACCCAAAACCCGCGCCCGCAACCAAGTGGAACGGGTGGTGCAAATCATCATGATTGGCTGCGCCTCCATCGCCATTTTGACGACCGTGGGCATTGTGTTCTCCGTATTGTTTGAATCTTTCCGCTTCTTTGGGCAAGTGCCTGCCACGGACTTCCTGTTCGGAACGCATTGGAGCCCGCAAACGGCACTACGCGCTGATCAGGCAGGTAGCTCTGGTTCATTCGGGGCGATTCCACTTTTCGTGGGCACGCTGCTGATCTCGGCCATTGCCTTGCTGATTGCCGTACCGCTGGGTTTGATGTCGGCGATTTACCTCTCCGAATACGCCAGCCCGACCTTGCGTGCTTATGCCAAACCCGCCATGGAAATCCTCGCGGGTATCCCCACCGTGGTCTACGGCTTCTTTGCTGCCCTGACCGTTGCACCGTTTATCCGCAGCATGGGCGAATCATTCGGTCTGAGCGTGGCCTCGGAAAGTGCGCTGGCTGCCGGGCTGGTCATGGGTATTATGATCATTCCGTTTATGTCGTCGTTGTCGGATGACGTGATCAACGCCGTGCCACAGGCGATGCGCGATGGCTCTTACGGCATGGGTGCTACCAAGTCGGAAACCATCAAACAAGTCATCATACCCGCCGCTTTGCCCGGTATTGTTGGCGCATTCCTGTTGGCAGCTTCCCGCGCTATCGGTGAAACCATGATCGTGGTCATGGCCGCCGGGCTAGCAGCCAATATGACTATTAACCCGCTGGAAGCTGTGACCACTGTGACCGTGCAAATCGTCACCCTGCTGACCGGCGACCAAGAATTTGACAGTGCGAAAACGCTCGCGGCGTTTGCCTTAGGGTTAAGCCTGTTTGTTGTCACCTTGATTCTGAACGTGGTTGCGTTGCATATCGTGCGCAAATACCGCGAACAATACGATTAA
- the pstA gene encoding phosphate ABC transporter permease PstA produces MSTTTEKVKATLGKRYAKEKRFRFYGLASIALSLLFLVLLLTDITVKGLPAFSSTYIKLDVQLDAPTLGVSTDATPEQLRMANYNTAVLNSLNTLLPGVTDRKEKKALKGLVSGDAQYELQRMVMDNPQLIGTTQSVWVLADDDIDVYYKGNIDRTAPEADRRIKDFQLAWLDKLEAEGRIDSQFNTTFFTRGDSREPEQAGILSALVGSFYTLLVTLSLSFPIGVAAALYLEEFAPKNNFWVDLIEVNINNLAAVPSIVFGLLGLAVFIQLFGLPRSAPLIGGLVLTLMTLPTIIIAARAALRAVPPSIREGALGIGASKTQTVFQNVLPLAMPGILTGTIIGMAQALGETAPLLMIGMIAFIMDVPDSVTSPSTVLPVQIYLWADSPERAFTERTSAAIMVLLTFLVSMNLIAVILRKRFERRW; encoded by the coding sequence ATGAGTACGACGACTGAAAAAGTGAAAGCGACCCTTGGAAAACGTTACGCGAAAGAAAAACGCTTCCGTTTTTATGGTCTGGCTTCGATTGCCTTGAGCCTTTTGTTTCTGGTGCTGTTACTGACCGATATTACGGTCAAGGGTCTTCCCGCCTTCAGCAGCACCTACATCAAGTTGGATGTGCAGTTGGATGCACCAACCTTGGGTGTCAGCACCGACGCCACACCTGAACAATTGCGCATGGCCAATTACAATACCGCTGTCTTGAACAGCTTGAATACGCTGCTCCCCGGTGTAACCGATCGTAAAGAGAAAAAAGCCCTCAAGGGCTTGGTGAGTGGCGATGCGCAATACGAATTGCAACGCATGGTCATGGACAACCCGCAATTGATCGGCACGACACAATCCGTCTGGGTGTTGGCGGATGATGATATTGACGTGTATTACAAAGGCAATATCGACCGCACCGCACCGGAAGCCGACCGCCGCATTAAAGATTTCCAGTTGGCATGGCTGGATAAGCTCGAAGCAGAAGGACGGATTGACAGTCAATTCAATACTACCTTCTTCACCCGTGGCGACTCGCGTGAACCGGAACAAGCGGGTATTTTGAGTGCCTTGGTAGGCTCTTTCTACACCTTGCTGGTCACACTTTCCCTGTCCTTCCCGATTGGGGTGGCGGCGGCGTTGTATCTGGAAGAGTTTGCGCCCAAGAATAATTTTTGGGTGGATTTGATTGAGGTGAACATCAATAACCTCGCCGCCGTGCCATCCATCGTGTTTGGTTTGCTGGGTCTGGCGGTGTTTATCCAACTGTTTGGTTTGCCGCGTTCTGCCCCGTTGATAGGGGGGCTGGTACTGACCTTGATGACCTTGCCGACGATTATTATTGCAGCACGGGCTGCGTTACGCGCCGTGCCTCCTTCGATCCGTGAGGGTGCGTTGGGTATTGGTGCATCCAAAACCCAAACGGTGTTTCAGAACGTTTTACCGTTGGCGATGCCAGGCATCCTGACTGGCACCATCATTGGTATGGCGCAAGCCTTGGGGGAAACCGCCCCGCTGCTGATGATCGGCATGATCGCCTTCATTATGGATGTACCTGACAGTGTGACCTCACCTTCCACCGTATTACCCGTACAAATCTATTTGTGGGCGGACAGCCCGGAACGCGCCTTCACTGAGCGGACGTCTGCCGCGATTATGGTGTTACTCACGTTCTTGGTGTCGATGAACTTGATTGCCGTCATACTGCGTAAACGCTTTGAGCGGCGCTGGTGA
- the pstB gene encoding phosphate ABC transporter ATP-binding protein PstB has protein sequence MMEATLDMTAVANVNTATSGGREEFSHTISGTIGKPYLDGKDAKFFCRDVNVFYSGDKQAIFDVNMDIGRNEVIAMIGPSGCGKSTFLRCMNRMNDTIAGCRVTGNIKLDGEDIHDKEQDPVLLRARVGMVFQKPNPFPKSIYDNVAYGPRLHGLAANRAELDDIVEQSLTKAGLFKEVKDRLQSPGTGLSGGQQQRLCIARTIAVSPEVILMDEPTSALDPIATATIEELIDELRASFTICIVTHSMQQAARISQRTAYFHMGYLVELNDTKTVFTNPQHQLTENYITGRFG, from the coding sequence ATGATGGAAGCAACCCTTGATATGACAGCAGTAGCCAACGTAAATACCGCCACCAGCGGTGGACGTGAAGAATTTTCCCATACCATCAGCGGCACGATTGGCAAGCCGTATCTGGATGGCAAAGATGCGAAATTCTTTTGCCGGGATGTGAACGTGTTTTACTCCGGCGACAAGCAAGCCATTTTTGATGTGAATATGGACATTGGGCGCAACGAAGTCATTGCTATGATCGGCCCTTCCGGCTGCGGCAAATCCACCTTCCTGCGCTGCATGAACCGCATGAATGACACCATCGCCGGTTGCCGCGTGACGGGCAATATCAAGCTCGACGGGGAAGATATTCACGACAAGGAACAAGACCCGGTATTGCTCCGCGCCCGTGTCGGCATGGTGTTCCAAAAGCCTAACCCCTTCCCCAAATCCATTTACGACAACGTTGCGTATGGCCCGCGCCTGCATGGCCTGGCAGCTAACCGCGCCGAGCTGGATGATATTGTGGAACAAAGCCTCACCAAAGCCGGTTTGTTCAAGGAAGTGAAAGACCGTTTGCAATCACCCGGCACCGGGCTTTCTGGTGGCCAACAACAACGGCTGTGTATTGCGCGTACCATCGCGGTCAGCCCGGAAGTCATCCTGATGGATGAACCCACCTCCGCCCTTGACCCGATTGCGACCGCTACGATTGAAGAATTGATTGACGAATTACGTGCAAGCTTTACCATTTGCATCGTCACCCACTCCATGCAACAGGCGGCGCGGATTTCACAACGTACCGCCTACTTCCACATGGGTTATCTGGTTGAATTGAATGACACCAAAACGGTCTTCACCAACCCGCAACACCAATTAACTGAAAATTACATAACAGGGCGCTTCGGATGA
- the phoU gene encoding phosphate signaling complex protein PhoU produces the protein MNTTQHTSQKYNHELEEARSKLMTMGGLVETQVTNAIKALLERDSSLGEKVSFSDYEINSMEVAIDEHCAEIIARRQPAASDLRLLITIIKVITDLERIGDEAEKVGRYAVEMAETPTYGGLHSSLRHLSGHVKTMLSETLDALARLDVEQAMQVVKNDQQVDDEFDSITRQLYTRMLEDPRNIKDSLNVTWCARSLERIGDHCKNICEYVIYLVKGKDVRHTNLDKIRETILGE, from the coding sequence ATGAATACGACACAACACACTTCCCAAAAATATAACCACGAGCTGGAAGAAGCTCGCAGCAAGCTGATGACCATGGGTGGTCTGGTGGAAACGCAGGTCACCAATGCCATCAAAGCCTTGTTGGAACGCGACAGCTCCTTAGGTGAAAAAGTCTCGTTTTCCGATTACGAAATCAACTCGATGGAAGTCGCGATTGACGAACACTGCGCCGAAATTATTGCGCGTCGTCAACCGGCTGCCAGTGACTTGCGCTTGCTGATCACCATCATCAAAGTCATTACCGACCTTGAACGCATTGGTGATGAGGCCGAAAAAGTCGGGCGTTATGCGGTCGAAATGGCTGAAACCCCTACTTACGGTGGCTTGCACAGCTCCCTGCGTCACTTAAGCGGACACGTAAAAACCATGTTGAGCGAAACACTGGATGCCTTAGCACGTCTGGATGTTGAACAAGCCATGCAAGTGGTCAAAAACGACCAACAAGTCGATGATGAATTCGACTCCATTACCCGCCAGCTCTACACCCGGATGCTGGAAGACCCCCGCAATATCAAAGACAGCCTGAACGTGACGTGGTGCGCCCGCTCCTTGGAACGCATTGGCGACCATTGCAAAAACATCTGCGAATACGTGATTTATCTGGTAAAAGGCAAAGATGTACGCCATACCAATCTCGACAAAATACGTGAAACCATCCTCGGTGAGTAA
- the phoB gene encoding phosphate regulon transcriptional regulator PhoB — protein MKKHILCIEDEAAIRAMIRFSLEREGYAVMEAPDARAARDLAANQLPDLMLVDWMLPDLSGPELIRRFRRDPLTRDIPIIMLTAKSEEDDMIHGLDAGADDYLVKPVSLKALSARIKALLRRTDGFDEQRIINAGRLQLNQDAHQLRIDGTPVHVGTTEYRLLEFFMQHPEKVYSRAQLLDFVWGQNTYIEERTVDVHVLRLRKTLKTYATEHVIQTVRGAGYLFSAAETTGE, from the coding sequence ATGAAAAAACACATCCTGTGTATCGAGGATGAAGCGGCTATCCGTGCCATGATCCGCTTCTCACTGGAGCGGGAAGGCTATGCCGTCATGGAAGCGCCCGATGCCCGTGCTGCCCGCGATCTGGCAGCAAACCAGTTACCCGACCTGATGTTGGTGGACTGGATGCTGCCGGATTTGTCTGGCCCTGAACTGATTCGCCGTTTCCGCCGTGATCCATTAACCCGCGACATCCCCATCATCATGCTCACCGCTAAAAGCGAAGAGGATGACATGATCCACGGGCTGGACGCGGGTGCGGATGATTACCTCGTCAAGCCCGTCTCACTCAAAGCCCTGAGTGCGCGGATCAAAGCACTGTTGCGCCGCACCGATGGCTTTGACGAACAGCGCATCATTAACGCCGGACGCTTGCAACTCAATCAGGATGCGCACCAGTTGCGCATTGACGGCACACCCGTGCATGTGGGAACGACCGAATACCGTTTGCTGGAATTTTTCATGCAGCACCCGGAAAAGGTCTATTCCCGCGCCCAATTACTCGACTTCGTGTGGGGGCAAAACACGTACATCGAAGAACGTACCGTGGATGTGCATGTATTACGCTTGCGCAAAACCTTGAAGACCTACGCGACGGAACACGTTATCCAAACGGTACGTGGCGCGGGTTACTTGTTCAGTGCAGCCGAAACGACAGGTGAGTAA
- the phoR gene encoding phosphate regulon sensor histidine kinase PhoR: MVVDYWSVERYRFGLVIGCGALVAWFTPYPLPIMVFVLLSYIGWMLHKLHQLQRWLTNGQKPEEMPDSDGAWEQIAYLFHKSQQKSQERKRKQQELLTRFDNVLSALPDAAILLDAENHIQWANKSAAKLLGIIDNNDRGKRIDTLLRNPDLHKLLEENSERKVTFPSPRNSNLTLRARLLPLQGGSRVLSVRNISEGVQLQKTRKAFIANASHELRTPLTVLTGYMELFEQDPALPEYLLAPLQQSREQAARMQQIISDMLALSRLESQETTPLMGNRVDMPAMLESSIQAISDTLAADTHSLEVQIEPDLCICGSEKDINSVITNLLANSVKHTPPGTTIRIQWHSEADGQACFSVEDNGPGIPEKHLPHLTERFYRVDEGRSRASGGTGLGLAIVKHVMQWHNGTLKIASKPGCTSFRAYFPAKRVLD, translated from the coding sequence ATGGTTGTTGATTATTGGAGTGTCGAGCGTTACCGCTTTGGCTTAGTGATTGGCTGTGGGGCGCTGGTGGCGTGGTTTACCCCTTACCCGTTACCGATTATGGTGTTTGTCCTGCTCAGCTATATCGGCTGGATGTTGCACAAACTGCACCAATTACAGCGCTGGCTTACCAATGGACAAAAGCCTGAAGAAATGCCCGACAGCGATGGTGCTTGGGAACAAATCGCTTACCTGTTCCACAAATCCCAACAAAAAAGCCAGGAGCGCAAACGCAAACAACAGGAACTGCTGACGCGCTTTGATAATGTCCTGTCCGCCTTGCCGGATGCGGCGATTTTGCTGGATGCCGAGAACCACATCCAATGGGCAAATAAATCAGCGGCAAAGTTATTGGGTATCATCGACAATAACGACAGGGGAAAGCGCATTGATACCTTGTTGCGCAACCCCGATTTACACAAGCTGCTGGAAGAAAATAGCGAACGCAAGGTGACATTCCCCTCGCCACGCAACAGCAACCTGACCTTACGGGCAAGATTACTACCCTTGCAAGGTGGTTCACGGGTCTTGAGCGTGCGCAATATCAGCGAAGGGGTGCAATTGCAGAAAACCCGCAAAGCCTTCATTGCCAACGCATCCCACGAATTGCGCACCCCGTTGACGGTGCTGACTGGCTATATGGAGCTGTTTGAGCAAGACCCGGCATTGCCAGAATACTTGCTAGCCCCGTTACAGCAATCCCGCGAACAAGCCGCACGGATGCAACAAATCATCAGCGACATGTTGGCACTTTCACGGCTGGAAAGCCAAGAAACCACGCCACTGATGGGCAACCGTGTCGATATGCCCGCCATGTTGGAAAGCAGCATCCAAGCTATCAGCGATACGCTGGCAGCCGACACCCATAGTCTGGAAGTGCAGATAGAACCTGACCTGTGCATCTGCGGCTCGGAAAAAGACATCAACAGCGTCATTACCAACCTGCTAGCAAATTCGGTCAAGCATACCCCACCCGGCACGACTATCCGCATCCAGTGGCACAGCGAAGCGGATGGGCAAGCCTGTTTCAGCGTAGAAGATAATGGCCCCGGTATCCCTGAAAAGCATTTACCGCATCTAACCGAACGCTTTTACCGCGTCGATGAAGGGCGTTCGCGTGCCAGTGGCGGCACAGGGTTGGGCTTAGCGATTGTGAAGCACGTCATGCAATGGCATAACGGCACCTTGAAGATTGCAAGCAAACCCGGATGCACCAGCTTCCGGGCTTACTTTCCAGCCAAGCGGGTCTTGGATTAA
- a CDS encoding inorganic phosphate transporter yields MEFLTDTTTIYIALAAIFGVFMAWGIGANDVANAMATSVGSKSITIKQALIIAAIFEFAGAYLAGGQVTETIRNGLVDMDAFSANPEVLVWGMLGSLLAAGTWLLVASLRGWPVSTTHSIVGAVVGFAAVGVGVDAVNWGTVGTTAISWVFSPMISGVLAFLIFMSLQKLVLNTKSPLQNAIKYGPFYLFMVGFVLSLLTIKKGLKHVGLHLDGGMDLVLSVAVGIMIALLGRWLISRVKFDEKVDRRSHFANVEKIFAVMMIFTASAMAFAHGSNDVANAVGPMAAVIDVAKSGVMAAKSSVPSWVLLVGAVGIVVGLGTYGYKVIQTVGNKITELTPTRGFSAEISTAMTVVMASYTGIPVSTTHTLVGAILGVGFARGIAAIDLRVVGGIFMSWVVTLPAGALLSVIFFYLLRGIFV; encoded by the coding sequence ATGGAATTTTTGACTGATACGACGACGATTTATATCGCCCTCGCGGCGATTTTTGGCGTTTTCATGGCATGGGGGATTGGTGCAAATGACGTTGCCAATGCGATGGCGACTTCGGTTGGCTCCAAATCCATTACGATCAAACAGGCGCTGATCATTGCGGCTATTTTTGAATTCGCGGGTGCATACCTTGCGGGTGGGCAGGTGACAGAAACCATCCGTAATGGCTTGGTGGATATGGATGCCTTTAGTGCCAACCCGGAAGTGTTGGTGTGGGGCATGTTAGGCTCACTGTTGGCGGCCGGAACATGGCTATTAGTGGCTAGTTTGCGCGGCTGGCCGGTGTCGACCACGCACAGCATTGTGGGGGCTGTGGTTGGCTTTGCGGCGGTAGGCGTGGGTGTGGATGCGGTTAATTGGGGTACGGTCGGTACGACAGCCATCAGTTGGGTGTTTTCACCGATGATTTCCGGGGTGTTGGCTTTCCTGATTTTTATGAGTCTCCAGAAACTGGTGCTGAATACCAAAAGCCCGCTTCAGAATGCCATCAAGTACGGGCCGTTTTACCTGTTTATGGTGGGTTTCGTACTGTCATTATTGACGATCAAAAAAGGGCTGAAGCACGTTGGCCTGCATCTGGATGGAGGCATGGATCTGGTGCTGTCGGTGGCGGTCGGCATCATGATTGCCTTGCTGGGGCGCTGGCTGATTAGCCGGGTGAAGTTTGATGAGAAAGTGGATAGACGCTCCCATTTCGCCAACGTGGAAAAGATTTTTGCGGTGATGATGATTTTCACGGCATCTGCTATGGCGTTTGCCCATGGCTCCAACGATGTGGCGAATGCGGTAGGGCCAATGGCTGCGGTGATTGATGTGGCGAAAAGTGGTGTCATGGCGGCAAAGTCCAGTGTCCCTTCTTGGGTTTTACTGGTGGGTGCTGTTGGTATCGTGGTCGGTTTGGGGACTTATGGTTATAAGGTCATCCAGACAGTTGGCAACAAAATTACTGAATTGACGCCTACCCGTGGTTTTTCGGCGGAAATCTCCACAGCGATGACGGTGGTGATGGCATCGTATACGGGGATTCCGGTTTCGACTACGCATACCTTGGTGGGCGCGATTCTGGGTGTCGGCTTTGCGCGTGGGATTGCCGCCATTGATCTGCGTGTCGTTGGCGGTATCTTTATGTCGTGGGTGGTAACGCTACCCGCCGGGGCATTGCTGTCGGTGATATTCTTCTATTTGTTGCGCGGGATTTTCGTTTAA